In Alphaproteobacteria bacterium, the genomic stretch GAGGGTTCACCCGGCGGTTTCTGGAAACCGGCCGCCGTGGTCTTTTCGGAGACGCGCGGTGACGGGTGTGCCCGGCACGGCGCGGCGCGTCATAGGGCCGCGCTGGCGCTTTCTGTTGCCGGCGATCCTCGTCATCCTGTCGGCTGCGGCCCCGGCCCGCGCCGAAATCACCGTCGGTTCGAAAAAATTCACCGAGTCGGTGATTCTGGGTGAAATCATCGCCGGCCTGGGCCGGGCCGGTGGTCATGAGATGCAGCACCTGCGGGAGCTCGGCGGCACCCGCGTCCTCTGGGACAGCCTGAGGCTCGGCGAGATCGACATCTACCCCGAATATACGGGCACGCTCCTGCGCGAAATCCTGGCGCGGGAGGAAATTGCCACCATCGAAGAGCTGCGCGCGCGCCTGGCGGAGGACGGGATCGCCATGACGGCGCCGCTCGGGTTCGACAATGGTTACGCGCTCGGCATCCGGCAGGCGCTCGCCCAACGCGAGAACATCTCCAGCATTTCCGATCTGCGGGCCTATCCCGATCTGGTTTTCGGATTCGGCAACGAGTTCATGAACCGCGCGGATGGCTGGCCGGGGCTGCGCCGCGCCTATGGCTTGCCGCAGGACGATGTGCGGGGACTGGATCACGACCTTGCCTATATCGGTCTGGCCGAGGAGGCGCTCGACCTGATCGATGTCTACACGACCGATGCCGAGATCGCGCAATACGATATCCGGGTCCTTGAGGACGACCGCGCGTTTTTTGTCAGGTACGAGGCTGTGATTCTGTATCGCGAGGCGCTTGCCGCCACGGCGCCCGCCCTGGTCGATGCCATCAAGGGGCTCGCCGGCCGGATTCCGGCGCCGGAAATGATCGCCATGAACGTCGCCGCCAAACTCGACGGCGAGCCGGAAAGCGCCATTGCCGCCCGCTTTCTCCAGGAACGCTTCAAGATCGAGGCGCCCGTCAGGGCGAGCGGTTTCTGGACGCGGTTCTGGCAAACGACGCGGGATCATTTCATGCTGGTCGGCATTTCCCTGGGCGCGGCCATTTTTGTCGCGCTGCCGCTGGGCGTGCTGGCCTATCAGAGCGCGGCCGCGGGTCGCATCATCCTGAGTGTGGTCGGCGTCATCCAGACCATCCCTTCCCTCGCCCTTTTCGTGTTCATGATCCCGCTGCTTGGCATCGGCGGCGCGCCGGCCATCGCGGCCCTGTTTCTCTACAGCCTGCTGCCTATCGTGCGAAATACCCATACCGGGCTGGCGAATATCCCGCTCGAGCTTCGCGAATCCGCCCTCGCCTTGGGGCTGAGGGCAGGAGCAAGGCTGCGCCTCGTGGCCCTGCCCCTTGCCCTTCCCGCGATCCTGGCGGGCATCAAGACATCGGCCGTCATCAATGTCGGCACCGCGACGCTGGGCGCGCTGATCGGGGCCGGCGGGTACGGCCAGCCGATCCTGACGGGCATCCGGCTCAATGACACGGCACTCATCATGGAGGGCGCCATTCCGGCCGCCCTTCTGGCGCTCGGCGCGCAGCTTGCGTTCGATGTGCTGGAGCGCCGGCTGGTGCCGCGCGGCCTCAGGCTGGGCTGACGCGCTCACTCCCCAAGCGCCGGCCTCTAGCGCCGGCCTCTCTAGTGCCGGCCTCTCTAATGCCGATCAGGCGCCGCATCAGATTCCGATGAATTCGGCGATCTTGCCGGCAAAGGGCGATCCGTTATCCCAGAAGCCGTCGATTGCATCGAAATGGTTCTTGTCGGGTTGCGGAAAATATTCAGCCTCGAGCCCCCTGGCCTGCCAGGCCGCGGTAAAATCTTTCGTCAGGCGCACGAATTCGTCGGGCTCCTTGCCGCCTACCGTGGTCAGCATTTTTGGTCCCCGATCCGGAATGTTTCGCAGCGGACTCTGGGTCTCGACCGTCTTCCAGTCGATCTGCAGGACCGGCTGCAGATGGCTGTAGGGCAGCGCGCCCAGATCGTGCACGCCGCTGATGGGAATGCCGCCCTTGATGAGATCGGCCGGCAGACCGTATTCACCCTCCCAGTCCGTGATGCAGGCCATCGCCGTCTGATGGCCGCCTGCGGAATGGCCGGCAACGAAAATCCGGCTTTTGTCGCCGCCGAAACTTTCGGCGTTGCGATAGGCCCAGGCGATGGCTGCGCGGGT encodes the following:
- a CDS encoding glycine betaine ABC transporter substrate-binding protein gives rise to the protein MPAILVILSAAAPARAEITVGSKKFTESVILGEIIAGLGRAGGHEMQHLRELGGTRVLWDSLRLGEIDIYPEYTGTLLREILAREEIATIEELRARLAEDGIAMTAPLGFDNGYALGIRQALAQRENISSISDLRAYPDLVFGFGNEFMNRADGWPGLRRAYGLPQDDVRGLDHDLAYIGLAEEALDLIDVYTTDAEIAQYDIRVLEDDRAFFVRYEAVILYREALAATAPALVDAIKGLAGRIPAPEMIAMNVAAKLDGEPESAIAARFLQERFKIEAPVRASGFWTRFWQTTRDHFMLVGISLGAAIFVALPLGVLAYQSAAAGRIILSVVGVIQTIPSLALFVFMIPLLGIGGAPAIAALFLYSLLPIVRNTHTGLANIPLELRESALALGLRAGARLRLVALPLALPAILAGIKTSAVINVGTATLGALIGAGGYGQPILTGIRLNDTALIMEGAIPAALLALGAQLAFDVLERRLVPRGLRLG
- a CDS encoding alpha/beta hydrolase, giving the protein MKLYRDFETQEEIDAQYDLIPTVPDFNVYVDLYVNGSAEARKSLKHTPDVRFGPTKDEYLDIFPAEKPGGPILIFIHGGYWKMLSAKENSICARGLVPKGVNVLITNYSLCPKVTLPEITRQTRAAIAWAYRNAESFGGDKSRIFVAGHSAGGHQTAMACITDWEGEYGLPADLIKGGIPISGVHDLGALPYSHLQPVLQIDWKTVETQSPLRNIPDRGPKMLTTVGGKEPDEFVRLTKDFTAAWQARGLEAEYFPQPDKNHFDAIDGFWDNGSPFAGKIAEFIGI